In Triticum urartu cultivar G1812 chromosome 6, Tu2.1, whole genome shotgun sequence, the following proteins share a genomic window:
- the LOC125512186 gene encoding tyrosine--tRNA ligase 1, cytoplasmic-like, which yields MAALMGVEQRAETLRSTAEELVGEDELLPLLHGNPSPVCLDSFEPSVSGRVHIWQGVGKVINVNKMVRAGCRVKILIADQRTGLKDLSEIRAAGRRAIEVWKALGMSSDGMDFLWCSEETSRRAHEYWPLVMGISRNHSVRWLASLHADPDNVAGNQLLEPIMKCADTLFLEADICQMGMDQREVSMMARGYCKHIGRANKPIFLLHHVLPGFKEGQQRMSEKDPLSAIFMEDTESEVTKKIKKAFCPPKITQGNPCLEYVEHIVLPWFREFEVVPPDGGNRTYVGIEELREDYGSGTLHPRDLKPALAKAINQILQLVRDHFEKNCEAKGPCDDVK from the exons TCGGCGAGGACGAGCTGCTCCCGCTGCTTCACGGCAACCCCAGCCCGGTCTGCCTCGACAGCTTCGAGCCCTCCGTCTCCGGCCGCGTGCACATCTGGCAG GGGGTTGGGAAGGTGATCAATGTGAACAAGATGGTCAGGGCCGGATGCAGAGTGAAGATCCTCATAGCCGACCAGCGGACCGGACTGAAGGATTTGAGCGAGATCAGGGCCGCCGGTCGCCGCGCGATCGAGGTCTGGAAAGCCCTGGGCATGAGCTCGGACGGGATGGACTTCCTCTGGTGCTCCGAGGAGACGAGCAGGCGCGCGCACGAGTACTGGCCGCTCGTGATGGGGATCTCCCGGAACCACAGCGTCAGATGGTTAGCGAG CTTGCATGCGGATCCGGACAATGTGGCGGGTAATCAGCTCTTGGAGCCCATCATGAAGTGCGCTGACACGCTCTTCCTCGAG GCAGACATATGCCAGATGGGCATGGATCAAAGAGAGGTGAGTATGATGGCCAGAGGATACTGCAAGCACATTGGAAGGGCAAATAAACCAATATTTCTGTTGCATC ATGTGCTTCCTGGTTTCAAAGAAGGACAGCAGAGAATGTCAGAGAAGGATCCACTGTCAGCTATTTTTATGGAAGACACTGAG TCTGAGGTTACGAAAAAGATAAAGAAGGCTTTCTGCCCTCCCAAGATTACTCAAGGAAACCCATGCTTGGAGTACGTAGAGCATATCGTTCTCCCTTGGTTTAGAGAGTTCGAGGTGGTCCCACCTGATGGCGGTAACAG GACCTACGTAGGAATCGAAGAACTCCGCGAGGATTACGGCAGTGGCACTCTACATCCCCGTGATCTGAAACCTGCTCTTGCAAAAGCAATAAACCAGATATTGCAG CTTGTACGTGATCACTTCGAGAAAAATTGCGAAGCCAAAGGTCCGTGTGACGATGTAAAG TGA